CGACAGAAACGGCACGAACCACGTATCTCGGTATGCATGATTTATGTCTTGATAATTAGCACCAagtaattatacaaattttggaCTGGACCTTAGAAATACTTAACATTCTAGTCTATAATTACACCTAGGTATGTTTATTTTGATTCACAGCTCCAGGCGAAGTGAGTGGCCTGGCTGCACCATCCCAGAATCTAACTGGGTACTCGGTGTATTTAACTTGGTCCGAACCCAGTTTAAATCCAACCTGTATTCTAAATTACAATATCAGTATTTGTAACGATAACAATTGTACCGAAAACCGTACTCGTGATGTATTCTATAACGCTACCAGTCTTGATCCATGTCTGACCTACACATTTACCGTCAACGCCATCGGATTTGTTGGTTCATCTCATACAGCCAATACAACTGCTACAACCTCATATGTCAGTAGGTATAATTTATCTGcttgataataatagtaagACAGTATCTCAGTAATACATTTCTTTATTCTGTGTTGAAAGTTGAACAAGAAAAAGTATGATGCTCGTATAGAAaacctgaaatttttgtctCTTAACTCACAGTACgatgtaattgaaatttttcaacatttttctatTATCTAGATCAAATTTACGTTAATTGAACATTGTCCTTTCCTTTCACTATAGCACCTGGAATACCGACGTCAATGACAGTAACGCCTGGTCAATATTCCTTGTACGTTTCTTGGGAACCACCATCAACTGCACCGACGTGTGTAAACCATTATCAAGTAATGATATTAAATGGGACAACACATTCCATTACAGACACGAATATTACACTATCTGATTTAATTGCCTGCAAATCATACGTCATCCAAATCACCCCTGTATGGACGAGTGACGAGGGAGAGTCTGGTACTATTGAAGGCACTACTGAAGAAAGCGGTGAGTTGGGCTGAAAAGAAAACTTCACTTGAGGTGGTAATTTATCGAAATGGTAGGTAACTTGaagttcaaattttgtttcagtCGATGACCCACCAGTGCAAGATATTGTACCCTGGGTAACTAAAAGCACAATTTCAGTCGGCTGGCACATTGACAGGGACAACAACGAATGTGGTCTTACTTCCGTCCTAACTTATTGTAATTATACAATAAGTGAAGGACGCGGCTACGAGTTGGTCAACGGATTTTCTACAGATGACATTTCGACTTTTAGTTCTGGAACCAATGTGACGATTAATGTAACACTTTATAATCTCAGTCCCTTCACATACTATGAATGCTACGGAGTGACTGTCAACTCTGCTGGGCAAAGCGTAAATGGAGAGAACGTTACTGTGAAAACTTCTGAAGATGGTAAGCATCGTTATCCATTTTTATGTTTCTACATTTTTGCAACCATCAAAATGTACACTCGCTGTTGTTGCAACTATCAGCTTTTACTCCTACTCGATGCTAATATGcacttttcttttcacagTTCCATCTGCACCTAGTTTAGAAGCACTTAATTTGACAAGTTCTACATTTAATTTGGTTTGGGAAAGTCCTAACTATCTTCCaggaaatttaattgaatatgAGATAATTTTGGGATTGCAGCGACTATTTCTTCAGCCTAGTTTCTGTATTTACAACGACTCGTCAAAAACTATTTCGGATATTAACGGAACAACTCTTGCATACGCTTACTTAGAGGCTGTAccttattcaaattattctgCAAGTATCAAAGCAAGAACTAACGCTGGTTGGGGGAATTACAGCAATTATATCAGTTTTCAAACTCTTGCAGGAGGTAAGTAAGCGATACGattattaatatcattattatcagcTATGTAATTCCTCGCTTTTGGAATAATGATAAATTAATCAACTATTTCAGTTCCTGGTGCTGTTAATaatgttgaatattcaaataaaacaaATGCGAGCAACATTGATGTGTTAGATACATTTCTTAGCTGGCAACTGCCTTGCTCATTAAACGGAGAAATAGAATTCTTTAATGTATATGTAAGCGGAACGAGGGACGGATACGATGACCAAGAATTTAACCGTACCTATAATGTTTCGGAAATCGTCGACGCAGATACGAagtttacaatgaattttgGGCAGCTGCGAGCAGAGTAcagttatatttttcaaatctccaCCAAAGTCAAGGGAGTTTCTGAAATAGGACCCTTGACTAACTACAGTGTGATTTATCCTGCTGGGAGTAAGTTTCCTGATAATTAACTGTatttcatacatttatattgaattatttctgttTCCATTATAACCGTGAATCTGTTTTCATATCAGTTCCACCTTTGCCAAGCAGTTGGTAcatgaaacaaataaaaattgacccGTACAAAGCTCAGAGAAGTTTGAGTACGGCCTGGGTATTATTGCCTTTGTTTGAAAACACAAATGGCGAAATCCAGTATTATGCTATAATGGTATCAGAGATTGGTCAAAGTACTCAAATTAGTCGCAGATTGGATGTACGTAGTGGTGAATGGCCAAATGCGACTCTGTGGCAAGAAGCTATGCCTTACAATCCTGTTGTTAGTTATCAAGCGACCCCAGTCAGATGGCACCCTGCTTCAAGTAAGCGCTTTCACAGAGCTCAAACAATTTGTAGCTTAAGTTTTCTCATGTGATCTTACTCGTTggtttaaatttattcaacagcAGATAATATTGTGGAGTCGGGGAAAATTAAAGCAATCAAATTTATGCTCGGTGGAAACCTCACATGCCCCAAATTAACATCTAACTCAAATCGTGAGGCGTCATACTGCAATGGACCACTTCAATCCGATTTACAGTATGAAGTCCGTATGCGTGCATTCACCAATGGAGGATATCAAGATTCTGAAACCATCATCGTCATAACGAGTAACACAGTTATTACACTTAAAGATGATAGTTATTTTTATAACGTTGTAGACACTGCACAATACCACTTCAGTGTACAGATGTTTAAAATTAGTATAGAGGGTGTGTCATCTTGATTTTAGGAACGTCAAAATTCAGGTCAAATTGATAGCTGttcatatttgtatattagggtgtttcacattgaaaatttttttttattttcctatgGGCGTATGCAAAAAGTGCTTGCTTTTGGTCCGAAATGAAGCTTTTAAAAGACTGCACAGCACTATAGTACCAGTTATAGAGTGTgcaaaaacgattttttaagaaagtgaaaaatcgatattaGCACGCCTTAAACACATATTATCtctattatattttacaaaaaaatgcaTTATAGCCTAAACAGATTCTATAAAGTCCATCGCAGAGAAATGCTGATATAGAAGGGTCGCAAATGTGCCATAATGCATTTctgtgtaaaatataaaagaaataatattatacagataaaaataaattttttttacgatccATCAACAGTAGCATTTCTCTGTAATGATCCGAAATgtctctgaaaaaaaaattttaactgtGAAACTTCCTATTGAACATGTTAAACAAATGTGGATTAGTAGCGCTGTTCAgctgtgaattgaaaaaacagaACCCAGCTTCAATATGTACTTATGGCTGAATTATGCATACTAACAAAAACCTTTACTGAGATTAGTAACGTTAACATTCGAATATCTAGACGTACTCTTAGTAAAACTCATCACTCTACTAATTCCTcttgttatttgtttttcttttgtaactTTAGAAGCTGAATTTAACTTGGGCTTGGTGATTGGGGTGGTGTCTGGAATATTGTTTTTTGGAATAATATTTCTGATGATGTTACTTATGCGGAAAGGCAGTTGGCAAGCGTAAGTAATCGATTTGGTAATTGTTTCTTCCTCGTGAATCTTTTCCGGGTGGGAAGATTTCTATtgtgaaaatgtcgaaaagtgCTATTCAAAATTAGTGGTTAGTGGACTACTACTCCATGTAAAATTCTGCATGACATGGTCATATTACGTTTAGTTGCAAAAGTATACAAAATAATGTTGATTAGATTTCGGTTGAAGGTCAGATTTGCGTAGCTTTTCGAGTGAAAGTATTATTGACATGCCAGTTTACGTGGTTGTacattttcttaaattttacATGGTATAGTAGTCGACTAACAACTAATTTTTCATAGCATTTTTCAATAGTTTtacatggaaatttttttaccaaagtTTCTATCAGTTGTAATTCAAATATatcgatgaaattttacaGTTTTTAAGTACTACAGTACTTGGTAGCCTTGCGAGCAAGATACTTATAGATATACATTACACTAACTTGAATTTAAAGTTTTACCTTGTTCTTACACTAGTGTACGAGCAACATGTATACTTCTATGTACGTATGCATATCAAACTCGAGGTatatattttcagaaattaatCAATATTACTTCTGTGACTCTCAGTAGTTTGTTGTGTAAGTTGAATTCAGCAAGGTCATTCAATTTCGTAAATCTGCGACAGTATTATACTGAGCAACGAATATACAATAGCAACATGATTCTGATTGTAAAGATTCACCGTTGGTGATATCTCAAACCATAAAGTGTTGAACTAAACTAAAACAATTGTTCAT
This genomic stretch from Neodiprion pinetum isolate iyNeoPine1 chromosome 6, iyNeoPine1.2, whole genome shotgun sequence harbors:
- the LOC124221493 gene encoding tyrosine-protein phosphatase 10D isoform X4, which translates into the protein MSVAPGIPTSMTVTPGQYSLYVSWEPPSTAPTCVNHYQVMILNGTTHSITDTNITLSDLIACKSYVIQITPVWTSDEGESGTIEGTTEESVDDPPVQDIVPWVTKSTISVGWHIDRDNNECGLTSVLTYCNYTISEGRGYELVNGFSTDDISTFSSGTNVTINVTLYNLSPFTYYECYGVTVNSAGQSVNGENVTVKTSEDVPSAPSLEALNLTSSTFNLVWESPNYLPGNLIEYEIILGLQRLFLQPSFCIYNDSSKTISDINGTTLAYAYLEAVPYSNYSASIKARTNAGWGNYSNYISFQTLAGVPGAVNNVEYSNKTNASNIDVLDTFLSWQLPCSLNGEIEFFNVYVSGTRDGYDDQEFNRTYNVSEIVDADTKFTMNFGQLRAEYSYIFQISTKVKGVSEIGPLTNYSVIYPAGIPPLPSSWYMKQIKIDPYKAQRSLSTAWVLLPLFENTNGEIQYYAIMVSEIGQSTQISRRLDVRSGEWPNATLWQEAMPYNPVVSYQATPVRWHPASTDNIVESGKIKAIKFMLGGNLTCPKLTSNSNREASYCNGPLQSDLQYEVRMRAFTNGGYQDSETIIVITKAEFNLGLVIGVVSGILFFGIIFLMMLLMRKGSWQALIRNPLNPIGQTSPVPDPFSRKKFEIHCQDLSVNPGKLSNEFQLLQTLSVDLQMSTNVASLQANRKKNRYTDILPYDFSRVKLEIIDNDPNTDYINASFIHGYSGAVEYIASQGPKEETTYDFWRMIFQYNVKVIVMVTQLVEKGKEKCHQYYPNMREHFEYEDITIRCSTQLDFVFYTQRNIVLQKGNDRRTLMHLHFKEWSDHGIPDDFHSMIQFCQIVRRHINESKSVAVIHCSAGVGRTGTLMAIDILLQQIRDSKKLDVFGTVFNLRKDRINMVQTESQYAYIYNCTRQTLNNPYPARLAKPPPIEPIYENLTKKKKPITDSNTNLVNSIETLKKISPSSSMDSMEQIYEFAAHRPIYSTQLSTLSTGLRYSKSTSAINTQASPSMEIVRYGSHEYPIFEPAPDTISSRGSMDRNVLLEFARPLGLRMD